A genome region from Nocardia sp. NBC_00565 includes the following:
- a CDS encoding AAA family ATPase: MSAAAPAQLRETHTGVDRRLSNILADPTVRGSELSALVQVLTLFHHTARRGPEIDRAGTPEELRRRWRRLLHSLAGQSADIIEPAQLARIDELAMRYIDGRNPLLANRIAVRHLEQAAVRLVLVGGLPGTGKSTVATNLAIATGAVVIASDHVRKQLLAGHELTGSIGTYGAGAYAPAGKARVYAEMLSKARALLGSGVSVILDASWIDATERQRAAALAEEAHADLVELRCVCPRAVASGRIRQRAVCESDATPDIAVAIADATVAWPDAITLDTTWPPDHTAAAVRAWLRTEPQDQGTYVTDPAYLRHAEPDRSVG, translated from the coding sequence ATGAGCGCGGCGGCTCCCGCGCAGCTGCGGGAAACCCACACCGGCGTCGACCGGCGACTGTCCAACATCCTGGCCGACCCGACCGTGCGCGGATCGGAGCTGTCCGCGCTGGTCCAGGTGCTGACCCTGTTCCACCACACGGCACGGCGCGGCCCGGAGATCGATCGTGCCGGAACGCCGGAGGAACTGCGGCGCCGCTGGCGCCGGCTGCTGCACAGTCTCGCCGGACAATCCGCCGATATCATCGAACCAGCACAACTCGCGCGGATCGATGAACTCGCGATGCGCTACATCGACGGCCGAAATCCGTTGCTGGCGAACAGGATCGCGGTGCGCCACCTCGAACAGGCGGCGGTACGGCTGGTACTCGTCGGTGGTCTGCCGGGCACCGGAAAATCGACCGTGGCCACCAACCTCGCGATAGCCACCGGCGCGGTCGTCATCGCCAGCGACCATGTGCGCAAGCAGCTGCTGGCCGGGCACGAGCTGACGGGCTCGATCGGCACCTACGGCGCCGGCGCCTACGCACCGGCGGGCAAGGCACGCGTCTACGCCGAGATGCTGAGCAAGGCCCGTGCACTGCTGGGATCCGGTGTGTCGGTGATCCTCGACGCGAGCTGGATCGATGCGACCGAACGACAGCGCGCGGCCGCACTCGCCGAAGAGGCACACGCCGACCTGGTCGAGCTGCGATGCGTCTGCCCGCGCGCGGTGGCCAGTGGTCGGATCCGCCAACGTGCGGTCTGCGAATCCGATGCGACACCGGACATCGCCGTGGCCATCGCGGACGCGACCGTCGCATGGCCGGACGCGATCACTCTCGACACGACCTGGCCGCCGGACCACACCGCCGCCGCCGTGCGCGCATGGCTGCGGACCGAGCCGCAAGATCAAGGGACTTACGTCACCGATCCCGCCTATCTCCGACATGCCGAGCCTGATCGCTCAGTAGGCTGA
- a CDS encoding response regulator transcription factor has product MTRVFLVDDHQIVRRGVKDLIDSEPDLDVVGEAGSVSQALARIPALRPEVVVLDVRLPDGNGIELCRELLNQHPELHCLILTSFTDEQAMLDAILAGASGYVVKDIGTLELVEAIREVGAGKSLLDNRAAAALMAKLREETEAKTGPLATLTEQERTLLDLLGEGLTNRQIASRMFLAEKTVKNYVSRLLTKLGVERRTQAAVLASKLNAPTKQE; this is encoded by the coding sequence ATGACACGTGTCTTCTTGGTCGATGACCATCAGATCGTGCGCCGTGGTGTGAAGGATTTGATCGACTCCGAGCCCGATCTCGATGTGGTCGGTGAGGCGGGCAGCGTATCTCAGGCGTTGGCGCGCATCCCCGCATTGCGGCCGGAGGTCGTGGTATTGGATGTGCGACTCCCGGATGGCAACGGCATCGAGCTCTGCCGCGAACTGCTCAACCAGCACCCCGAGCTGCACTGCCTGATTCTCACCTCGTTCACCGACGAGCAGGCCATGCTCGACGCCATTCTCGCCGGGGCCAGCGGATACGTGGTCAAAGACATCGGCACTCTGGAACTGGTCGAGGCCATTCGCGAAGTCGGCGCGGGCAAGTCACTGCTCGACAACCGTGCGGCCGCCGCCCTCATGGCGAAGCTGCGCGAGGAAACCGAGGCCAAGACCGGGCCGTTGGCGACCCTCACCGAACAGGAACGGACGCTACTCGATCTGCTGGGCGAGGGACTGACGAATCGGCAGATCGCGAGCCGGATGTTCCTGGCGGAGAAGACTGTCAAGAACTATGTCTCCCGACTGTTGACCAAACTGGGCGTCGAGCGACGGACCCAAGCCGCAGTGCTCGCCTCGAAACTCAACGCGCCCACGAAGCAGGAATGA
- a CDS encoding sensor histidine kinase, which translates to MEGESALSGRIPVTETLSQLRLRELLGEVQDRIAQIRGVRDQMDRLIEAMLVVTAGLDLDNTLRSIVHTAIELVDAEYGALGVRETDKTSDLLAEFVYEGIDDRTRVMIGDLPRGHGVLGLLIEQPKPIRLTNLSNHPSSVGFPAHHPPMHTFLGVPVKVRDEVFGNLYLTEKSGGQEFTEDDEVVVQALAAAAGIAIANARLYEQSRIRQQWLEANRDVATELLAGGEPGAALDLVADRALTLTQSACTFLALPEDPETPFEDVTELVVAAAAGVGAEELLGQRIPMSESHSGETFQYGQVVAVDELNFSPIFDEPAKYGPALILPLRAADAVIGVLATVRPTGTQPLDAAGQSMMVAFSDQAALALRQATTQRRMRELDVLSDRDRIARDLHDHVIQRLFAVGLSLQGTAQRARVPEIKSRLTDTIQDIQSIVQDIRHSIFDLHSSSTTADAPTLRKRLHGVIADMIGESGLRTTIRLAGPVSVLAPPLSEDVEAVLREAVSNAVRHAHATTISVQLRVRDDVTIEVTDDGIGVPDDITRMSGLANLAARAEQSGGSFSVTKGEDSGTVLRWSAPLP; encoded by the coding sequence ATGGAAGGCGAGTCGGCCCTGTCCGGCCGGATCCCGGTGACGGAAACTCTGTCGCAGCTGCGTTTGCGTGAGTTGCTCGGTGAGGTCCAGGACCGCATCGCGCAGATCCGGGGCGTGCGCGATCAGATGGACCGTTTGATCGAGGCGATGCTGGTGGTGACCGCCGGACTCGACCTCGACAACACCCTGCGCTCGATCGTGCACACCGCCATCGAACTCGTCGACGCCGAATACGGGGCACTCGGCGTGCGCGAAACCGATAAGACCAGCGACCTGCTCGCCGAATTCGTCTACGAGGGCATCGACGACCGGACCCGGGTCATGATCGGCGATCTGCCGCGCGGTCACGGTGTGCTCGGCCTGCTCATCGAACAGCCGAAACCCATTCGGCTGACCAACCTTTCGAACCATCCGTCCTCGGTCGGCTTCCCCGCCCACCATCCGCCGATGCACACCTTCCTCGGCGTTCCGGTCAAGGTCCGCGACGAAGTGTTCGGCAACCTCTACCTCACCGAGAAATCCGGCGGCCAGGAATTCACCGAGGACGACGAGGTCGTGGTCCAAGCCCTGGCCGCCGCCGCGGGCATCGCCATCGCCAACGCCCGCCTCTACGAACAATCCCGGATCCGCCAGCAATGGCTCGAGGCCAACCGTGATGTGGCTACCGAACTGCTCGCGGGCGGCGAACCGGGCGCCGCACTCGATTTGGTCGCCGATCGGGCCCTGACTCTCACCCAGTCGGCTTGCACGTTCCTCGCCCTGCCCGAAGACCCCGAGACCCCCTTTGAGGACGTCACCGAACTGGTGGTCGCCGCCGCCGCGGGTGTCGGCGCCGAGGAACTGCTCGGACAGCGCATCCCGATGAGCGAATCGCATTCCGGCGAAACATTCCAATACGGCCAGGTCGTCGCGGTCGACGAACTGAACTTCAGCCCGATCTTCGACGAGCCGGCCAAATACGGACCGGCGCTGATCCTGCCGCTGCGGGCCGCGGACGCCGTCATCGGTGTGCTCGCGACCGTGCGGCCCACCGGCACCCAGCCGCTGGACGCGGCCGGGCAATCGATGATGGTCGCCTTCTCCGACCAGGCCGCGCTGGCGTTGCGGCAGGCGACCACGCAGCGGCGGATGCGTGAACTCGACGTACTCTCCGACCGCGACCGGATCGCGCGCGATCTGCACGACCACGTCATCCAGCGACTGTTCGCGGTCGGGCTCTCGCTGCAGGGCACCGCCCAGCGTGCCCGCGTCCCCGAGATCAAATCCAGGCTCACCGACACCATTCAGGACATCCAGTCGATCGTGCAGGACATCCGGCACTCGATCTTCGACCTGCACAGCAGCAGCACCACCGCGGACGCACCGACACTGCGCAAGCGCCTGCACGGCGTCATCGCCGACATGATCGGAGAAAGCGGGCTGCGCACCACGATTCGGCTCGCGGGCCCGGTATCGGTACTGGCACCCCCACTGTCCGAGGACGTCGAAGCGGTACTGCGCGAGGCGGTGAGCAACGCAGTGCGGCACGCGCATGCGACAACCATCTCGGTCCAGCTCCGCGTCCGCGACGACGTCACCATCGAGGTAACCGACGACGGCATCGGCGTGCCCGACGACATCACACGCATGAGCGGATTGGCGAACCTCGCGGCACGCGCCGAACAATCGGGCGGTAGCTTCAGTGTCACGAAAGGCGAGGACAGCGGCACGGTACTGCGCTGGTCGGCACCGTTGCCCTGA
- a CDS encoding universal stress protein, translating into MTTQHHDDPHRLASAEIVVGIDGSEAADLAVRWAAETASQRGRSLRIVHGLDLAAAEAVYGIYDVITPPVIDAIRCAGVDMVRTARRLAHQVDPTLIVETEVSEANPARLLIELSETAHLVAIGATGAGGTLSHLGSTLLAVTSHGRGPIVVVRDTGTEQQTRRVGPVVVGADGGPVSETAVAAAFAEASERNTQLVAVHAWSDLYHDRFAGLPYTIPDPHAETAGQAILAEQLAGWQEKYPGVQVIRKVYLSGPRRGLLEWSRSAQLLVLGSRGRGGFRGLLLGSTSNTLMQTAHCPAMVVHPQ; encoded by the coding sequence ATGACCACCCAGCACCACGATGATCCACACCGGCTGGCTTCGGCCGAAATAGTGGTCGGTATCGACGGATCGGAAGCCGCCGACCTCGCTGTCCGATGGGCCGCGGAGACCGCGTCACAGCGCGGCCGCAGCCTGCGGATCGTGCACGGCCTCGACCTCGCCGCCGCCGAGGCCGTCTACGGGATCTACGACGTGATCACGCCACCGGTAATCGACGCGATCCGCTGCGCAGGCGTGGACATGGTGCGCACGGCACGCCGCCTAGCTCATCAGGTAGATCCCACACTGATCGTGGAAACCGAAGTCTCCGAAGCCAATCCGGCACGCCTGTTGATCGAGCTGTCCGAAACCGCGCATCTGGTCGCGATCGGCGCGACGGGTGCGGGCGGCACCCTCAGCCATCTCGGGTCGACACTGCTCGCGGTCACCAGCCACGGTCGCGGCCCGATCGTGGTGGTGCGCGACACCGGCACCGAACAGCAGACCCGGCGCGTCGGCCCGGTCGTGGTCGGCGCCGACGGCGGACCGGTCAGCGAAACCGCCGTGGCGGCCGCGTTCGCCGAAGCCAGCGAACGCAACACCCAACTCGTCGCCGTGCACGCCTGGAGCGATCTGTACCACGACCGCTTCGCCGGACTCCCCTACACCATCCCCGACCCCCACGCCGAGACCGCCGGACAGGCGATCCTCGCCGAACAGCTCGCGGGCTGGCAGGAGAAGTACCCGGGCGTGCAGGTCATCCGCAAGGTGTACCTGTCGGGGCCGCGTCGGGGGCTGCTCGAGTGGTCGAGGTCCGCGCAGCTGCTCGTGCTCGGCAGCCGGGGTCGCGGCGGATTCCGCGGACTACTGCTCGGCTCCACCAGCAATACGCTCATGCAGACCGCGCATTGCCCGGCCATGGTCGTCCACCCGCAGTAA
- a CDS encoding amino acid permease has protein sequence MTATPAQTYDNSALAHEDEGYHKGLQPRQLQMIAIGGAIGTGLFLGAGGRLASAGPGLFLIYAVCGFFVFLILRALGELVLHRPSSGSFVSYAREFLGEKAAFVAGWMYFLNWAMTAIVDVTAIATYMHYWGAFRAIPQWTIALIALAIVLGTNLISVKLFGELEFWAALVKVAALVTFLIVGTVFLAGRFDIEGQSTGFGVISGSGGLFPTGVFPLVIVTSGVVFAYAAVELVGTAAGETENPAKIMPRAINSVIARIAVFYVGSLVLLALLLPYTAYKAGESPFVTFFSKIGFGGAGTIMNIVVLTAALSSLNAGLYSTGRILRSMAMNGSAPTFTARMSRNGVPYGGILLTGAITLFGVALNAIAPGEAFEIVLNMSALGIIASWGAIVICQIQLYRWSRRGIVNRPAFRLPGTPYTGYATLAFLFGVVVLMAFDHPIGSWTVATLVVIVPALIIGWFLVRNRVMAIARERIGYTGEFPVVANRPLPEEE, from the coding sequence ATGACTGCAACACCCGCGCAGACATATGACAACTCAGCTCTCGCTCATGAGGACGAGGGATACCACAAGGGGCTGCAGCCTCGGCAGCTGCAGATGATTGCCATCGGCGGCGCGATCGGTACCGGCCTGTTCCTCGGCGCGGGCGGGCGGCTGGCCAGTGCCGGACCCGGCCTGTTCCTGATCTACGCCGTGTGCGGCTTCTTCGTCTTCCTGATCCTGCGTGCGTTGGGCGAGCTGGTGCTGCACCGGCCGTCGTCGGGATCCTTCGTCTCCTATGCGCGCGAATTCCTCGGGGAGAAGGCCGCATTCGTCGCGGGCTGGATGTACTTCCTGAACTGGGCGATGACCGCGATCGTCGACGTCACCGCGATCGCCACCTATATGCACTACTGGGGTGCCTTCCGCGCCATCCCGCAGTGGACCATCGCGCTGATCGCGCTGGCGATCGTGCTCGGTACGAACCTCATATCGGTAAAACTGTTCGGCGAGTTGGAGTTCTGGGCAGCGCTGGTGAAAGTCGCCGCGCTGGTGACCTTTCTGATCGTGGGCACGGTGTTCCTGGCGGGCCGGTTCGATATCGAGGGGCAGAGCACCGGTTTCGGCGTCATCTCCGGATCCGGCGGGCTCTTCCCGACCGGAGTTTTCCCGTTGGTGATCGTCACCTCCGGTGTGGTGTTCGCCTATGCCGCAGTTGAACTCGTCGGCACTGCGGCGGGCGAAACGGAGAATCCCGCGAAGATCATGCCGCGCGCGATAAACTCGGTAATCGCCCGCATTGCCGTATTCTACGTCGGATCCCTTGTGCTGCTTGCTCTTCTGCTGCCATACACCGCTTACAAAGCGGGCGAGAGCCCCTTTGTCACCTTCTTCTCCAAGATCGGGTTCGGCGGCGCGGGCACGATCATGAACATCGTGGTGCTCACCGCCGCATTGTCGAGCCTGAATGCCGGGCTCTACTCGACCGGGCGGATCCTGCGGTCGATGGCGATGAACGGCAGCGCGCCCACGTTTACCGCGCGCATGTCACGCAACGGCGTTCCCTACGGCGGCATTCTGCTCACCGGCGCGATCACCCTCTTCGGTGTCGCACTCAATGCGATCGCGCCGGGGGAGGCGTTCGAGATCGTGCTGAACATGTCGGCCCTCGGCATTATCGCCTCCTGGGGTGCCATCGTCATCTGCCAGATCCAGTTGTACCGGTGGTCGCGCCGAGGGATCGTGAACCGGCCCGCCTTCCGACTGCCGGGCACCCCGTACACCGGCTACGCGACGCTCGCGTTCCTGTTCGGCGTCGTGGTCCTGATGGCATTCGACCACCCCATCGGCAGCTGGACGGTCGCCACCCTTGTCGTGATCGTGCCCGCGCTGATCATCGGCTGGTTCTTGGTTCGCAACCGGGTTATGGCCATTGCGCGCGAACGCATCGGCTACACCGGTGAATTCCCCGTCGTCGCAAACCGGCCGCTACCCGAGGAGGAATGA